Proteins encoded within one genomic window of Microbacterium sp. LKL04:
- a CDS encoding PP2C family protein-serine/threonine phosphatase, translating to MPEAVTSSRVVRTGAGSIEVRWAEVTHQGRRRENNQDAVLSAFPLFVVADGMGGHIGGEIASSRTVERLSAAVERGTVSPDVIEDALERAVDDIASHAETTDDGTGTTVTGVYLDLTGDEPTWVTLNIGDSRVYLMRDGALAQVTTDHSVVQELIAAGRLSPEEAENHPYGNVITRAVGPSDGVVPDYVRLEVVDGDRFVVCSDGLTKELTDYGILHFLLQNDDPAAAVDAMLEAALENGGRDNVTIIVVSARVLSADDDTATAEISSPAGT from the coding sequence GTGCCCGAAGCCGTCACCTCATCCCGCGTCGTCCGTACGGGCGCGGGTTCCATCGAGGTGCGCTGGGCCGAGGTCACCCATCAGGGGCGTCGTCGCGAGAACAATCAGGATGCCGTGCTGTCGGCGTTCCCGCTGTTCGTCGTCGCCGACGGCATGGGCGGTCACATCGGCGGCGAGATCGCGAGCTCGCGGACGGTCGAGCGCCTGTCCGCGGCGGTCGAGCGGGGCACTGTGTCGCCCGACGTGATCGAGGACGCGCTCGAGCGCGCGGTCGACGACATCGCGTCGCATGCCGAGACGACCGACGACGGTACCGGGACGACGGTCACCGGCGTCTATCTCGACCTCACCGGCGACGAACCGACGTGGGTCACGCTCAACATCGGCGATTCACGCGTATATCTGATGCGTGACGGTGCGCTCGCACAGGTGACGACCGATCACTCCGTGGTCCAAGAACTCATCGCGGCGGGTCGCCTCAGCCCCGAAGAGGCCGAGAACCATCCGTACGGCAACGTCATCACCCGTGCCGTGGGTCCGAGCGACGGAGTGGTCCCCGACTACGTCCGGCTCGAAGTCGTCGACGGCGACCGCTTCGTCGTCTGCAGCGACGGGCTCACGAAGGAGCTGACCGACTATGGCATCCTCCACTTCCTGCTGCAGAACGACGACCCGGCCGCAGCGGTCGATGCGATGCTCGAGGCGGCGCTGGAGAACGGCGGCCGCGACAACGTCACGATCATCGTCGTGAGCGCGCGCGTGCTGTCGGCAGACGACGACACCGCCACGGCCGAGATCTCCTCCCCGGCCGGCACCTGA
- a CDS encoding F0F1 ATP synthase subunit epsilon, with the protein MALTVTLVSAEAEVWHGEASLVVAKTVEGEIGFMAGHEPVLAILAEGQVRITQSNGEKIVATAEDGFLSMENDELTIVAGNAALQS; encoded by the coding sequence ATGGCGCTGACCGTCACCCTCGTCTCCGCTGAGGCGGAGGTCTGGCACGGCGAGGCGAGCCTCGTCGTCGCCAAGACGGTCGAGGGCGAGATCGGCTTCATGGCCGGTCACGAGCCCGTGCTCGCCATCCTCGCCGAGGGACAGGTCCGCATCACGCAGTCCAACGGCGAGAAAATCGTCGCGACCGCGGAGGACGGCTTCCTCTCGATGGAGAACGACGAGCTCACCATCGTGGCCGGGAACGCAGCCCTGCAGTCCTGA
- a CDS encoding DUF4870 domain-containing protein, translating into MSDPNTPPSDGPASPPPAGAPTPPTGQSPGGYSAPPPPQQPYGQQPPPQQPYGQQPQQPYGQQPQQPYGQQPYAQAPAGAPLPPDQDKQWASFAHFGGIIGFLPALIIWLVFKDRGPRTNTEGKEALNWQITFTIAIIVANIAALVLGWIPVIGWIIGLLPLAIWVVNIVFSILGGVRVNAGGSYRYPVTLRLIS; encoded by the coding sequence ATGTCAGACCCGAACACGCCGCCGAGTGACGGCCCCGCGTCTCCCCCTCCGGCAGGCGCCCCGACGCCCCCGACGGGCCAGAGCCCCGGTGGATACTCCGCCCCGCCTCCTCCGCAGCAGCCGTACGGGCAGCAGCCTCCCCCGCAGCAGCCGTATGGCCAGCAGCCGCAGCAGCCGTATGGCCAGCAGCCCCAGCAGCCCTACGGCCAGCAGCCGTACGCACAGGCACCCGCCGGCGCGCCGTTGCCTCCCGACCAGGACAAGCAGTGGGCATCCTTCGCCCACTTCGGCGGCATCATCGGGTTCCTGCCGGCACTGATCATCTGGCTGGTCTTCAAGGACCGGGGGCCGCGCACCAACACCGAGGGGAAGGAAGCCCTCAACTGGCAGATCACGTTCACCATCGCGATCATCGTCGCCAACATCGCCGCGCTGGTGCTGGGCTGGATCCCGGTCATCGGATGGATCATCGGGCTCCTCCCCCTCGCCATCTGGGTCGTCAACATCGTGTTCTCGATCCTGGGAGGAGTGCGCGTGAACGCCGGCGGGAGCTATCGCTACCCGGTGACGCTCCGCCTCATCTCGTAA
- a CDS encoding YaaA family protein, giving the protein MLILLPPSETKRPGGDGPPWRADSVRFGGLSAERERVIDALVALSAEEHTAARVLKLSERQRSEITVNAALRSSPTLPAADRYTGVLFDALDAPSLDASARQWLASHVAIHSAPFGIVGALDPLPAYRLGAGIRVPGLPSMRSVWADAVGAAIAAASPSFVLDLRSEAYAALGPVPTGIPHAYVRVVSEGPDGAVRALNHFNKHAKGELVRRLALTRPVVTDTAALMRWAQDEEIVLRPSAVGELELVVPSITR; this is encoded by the coding sequence GTGCTGATCCTGCTTCCGCCGTCCGAGACGAAGCGCCCGGGTGGCGACGGGCCGCCGTGGCGGGCTGACTCCGTGCGCTTCGGTGGCCTCAGCGCAGAGCGCGAGCGAGTGATCGACGCCCTCGTCGCGCTGAGTGCAGAAGAGCACACCGCGGCCCGCGTGCTGAAACTCTCCGAGCGACAGCGGTCCGAGATCACTGTCAACGCCGCGCTGCGCAGCTCACCGACCCTTCCCGCGGCCGACCGCTACACCGGGGTCCTGTTCGACGCCCTCGACGCACCGTCGCTCGACGCGTCCGCACGGCAGTGGCTCGCATCCCACGTCGCCATCCACTCCGCGCCGTTCGGCATCGTCGGGGCGCTCGACCCGCTGCCCGCCTACCGTCTGGGCGCGGGCATCCGTGTTCCCGGCTTGCCCTCGATGCGATCGGTGTGGGCGGATGCCGTGGGTGCCGCGATCGCCGCGGCATCCCCCTCGTTCGTGCTCGATCTGCGTTCCGAGGCGTATGCGGCCTTGGGTCCGGTACCGACCGGCATCCCGCACGCGTATGTCCGCGTGGTCTCGGAGGGTCCTGACGGTGCGGTCCGTGCGCTCAACCACTTCAACAAACACGCGAAGGGGGAGCTGGTGCGCCGGCTGGCTCTCACCCGGCCGGTCGTGACGGACACCGCCGCGCTCATGCGATGGGCGCAGGACGAAGAGATCGTCCTGCGCCCATCGGCGGTCGGCGAGCTGGAACTCGTCGTGCCGTCGATTACGAGATGA